Sequence from the Mauremys mutica isolate MM-2020 ecotype Southern chromosome 2, ASM2049712v1, whole genome shotgun sequence genome:
AGGACTTCTTCTGAGAGTAAATTTTGCAGGACTGGATTACAAGACAACAATATTTGTACATCACAATGTACTGAAAAACAACttgtctatttatttatttatttccaatGTTAATATTCTTAAAGTTGTACTTTAACACACGAGCTGCATTATTAATACTACacctcatgttaaaaaaaaaaagaaaagaaaaaacctgACCTCATGCTACAAACTATGAACTAAATGATTAAACCAATCACCACCACAAAGTGGTAAATAAAGTCACTGCTGGAACTCCAAAATGCATCTTCCTGCTGGAAGAGAATTGTGTTGAGTTTTTCTTCCCATCTGGTCCCACAGCTGGAAAAGGCTCCATAATCAACATGCAAGGTGCAGAACCTATGTGGGATGCAGGACCCCAAACAGCCACGTGCTTTGTGTATGCTGAATACAAACCTtaggagaaggaactgaggaagaAGGGACAGCAGTAGTGGGCAACCAACATTAGAGATTTGGAAAGGTAAGAGGCATTGTGTGCAAAGCACAGATCAATGTCATCATACATTAAACTGGAAGTTCAGCAATTTCCCAACCATCACTCAAAATATGCTGGTCTTAAAAGACTGGTGAGCATAATAGCCTCACACTCAGAGTTTACAAGTTCACCAGAACTCTTCAGTGGAATTATGCTCTCCTCCCCAATTCAAGTGCCTgatatttattttacagttcttcCCAATTCAGTTGGGGAGTACTAGCCATAATAttgttggtggttttttttttaaatgcctctgAATACATTTCAGCCACATTGTAAAGTGTTTGTATCCTTATGAGGTCACCTTCTCTTCCTCAGTACTTTGGCCAAAAGCGCTGACTGTCACCATACAGCAGGCACAGGGCATTATTCCCCATATATGCAAGATGTTGCTCTAATACAATGTGACACCAGGTTCTATGCCTTCCAGATTTAAATGTCAAAAAAAAGTTTACTGACACCTGTGGAATATTTTCTTGTTGTTTACAACCCTGGCACATGAACACGCATACACACCTTTAGATGTTTAAGTGCTTGTTCTGCAACCAGCTCTTCCTTCTTGTTCCATTCAACGGCATTCATTATACAGGTCCACAGGAGTCCAATCACTGCAGGCTCTGGCAGATCATTTCTCTTCATTTCCTCTTTTACGTAAAGCACTACCTGGTGGAAGAAAGAAACTTTCCACAATAGTTTGTACAGTTAGTGTATTTATAGTTCAGAATTTTATCTAAGGTATGGATTATAACAGACAACAAAAGTGGAATTAACTGCAATCATGTATGGTATGGTTTTTCCTTAAAATGTCCTACAGAGTAAAACTTGTTCATTTTTCAAGGCTTTATGTACAATGTAAAACTAAATTCTAGCACCATTCTTGGCAACACAGAAGCCCTGTGATTATGTTTTTGTGCAGAATTAAATAAGGAGTAAATTAAATAATTCTAAGATGGCTAGAGGAAGCCTGTGGGGGTATACACATATTTCCCTATAGTCACTGTTCATTTAAGTCTTTGCCTAATTGGGTAACAGTatgaatataaaaaataaaaaaacctctcCCCACCTCTTTAATTGGGCATTCCTGAGACAGACGTTCCTGTagttctttttgaagttctttacGAGTCCCCAGTGACTGCTGGACTCGGAGGAAATCTGAGAGCTCTTTTAGCCCTGCATCCGTGAAGTACTTAGCAAAATGCTCCACGTTCTGCCGATTGGCTGGAAATAGTTCCTAGAAGGCAGAGAATGCTTCTCTGTTAAATAAATAACCAAGAATGCTTATGGTGATGAAggagaactggttaaaaattaACATAGGGACctcaaattgaaatgaaaaaatgTAACTGGCAATGgacttaaaagaaaattaatgtttacattttcagTGGAGAAACCACATTAATTTTTATATTGGCTTATTTTAAAGATGGTTAGAGAGAGAAAACTACAACTCTTAAGGTTATATACAAAGAAAAGACAAGTAATTTACAAATTAATATTAAGTCTGCATATTCATGAAAAAAAACTTGAGTTTAAGataacatttcaaaacaaaattatcaGAGACATTATACAGAATGAGAAAGAagctctcttcctcccccacctcacctAGTTCCAGAAGCCTTGTGTACTAGTGAGCACAAATGTAGACCATAAAGCCATCATGctaagatcagtgaccatgaccACAAAGCATTTCTACATATTTACATTTTGAGAGAATATATCAGTGTGTTATTTACCATATATTGCACAAAGGCAAATAGAAATATTTCTGAGCGCCATCCAACAAATAGGGAAAATTACTGCATTTAATAGACAGCACACTATTAAAATAACTCATTCACAAGAGTGGCATCATTCAGCCCATATAATTCACAGCAATAGCAGACCTGTGAATTATGAGACTCgaactatgaaaaaaaaaaaacagatggcaACTCCCAAGTCTGCTACTACAACTAGCACCTCATCTTGTCAGGGACACAATGGCAGTTATTTACACACCAAGTCCCAGTGTCTGAAAGAATGATTCATGATCTGGATAACAGGCCTTACAATAGACACTAAAGGAGCACACTCTATTTACTTATCTATCTtggtctacaagtacctacacaGGAGATATCATTTGATACTGAAGCCTTTTAATTTAGCAGACAGTATCATTATACATTCCAGTGGCTAAAAGCTGAAGACAGCAatgttcaaactggaaataatacggaaaaaaatattttattttttaactatgTGGGTAATTATTTATTGGAACAGATTTCCAAGATATATGGTAAATTTTTTCCAATCACTTGgacttttaaaaatcaagatttgatGTCTTTACAGAAAGATACGCTCTAGTTTAGTTGCATATTGGGCTAGAAACAGggatggtctgtgttatgcagaaagTCAGATTTATAATCCatttttataatctatgaatctaagagTCTTCAGGCAAATGCAAGAAGAGACCTGCACATTAGACAGCAAGAATCTACTATTTCTTCCCCGGAACCCACAATTCTCAACACTTCAGGCTGTTGCTATGGTCCAAGAATTATATGAATGAACCACAAGGCCACTGGCCTGACCACACGCTGCTCTTAGTGGTTCTGCAACTATCATTTTAGAACCACTGACTCTACCAAAATGCTTAGTCTTTTATTCACTTTATGATGATATCCCAACACTATTtcacaaattttattttaaattatagagTTATAATTCATTTTCAAGAGTATAATAATTTCATAAACCACTGTTGCTTCACTCATGGTTTTGGCAAAAACCAAACTACGTCAATAAAATAAAAGCCCCAAATACACACATACTTGTTATTTATACTCTGCTACCAGAGTTTCAGTGGACAGTGACAAATAAAAGTTAGTTAATTCTCTGGCTTTTTAAACTATATTCTTCAGTCTTCCAGAAGGCTTTCTGCTATGGAAAAACAAAAGTGGATTGGAAAAAAATTACAGGACCTGATGCTTTAACAAAGATGCAGGGACAGTAGCTCTAACATTATTGATGTGATTCAAAATATGTCAGGGTTTTTTTGGGAGCATTAGTGGGAATTAACATTTATGACAAAGTAGCATCTGCTTCACATATCCTCCTTTTcctaaaacaaacaacaaaaactccCAGAAAATACATGGTACTTACTAGCAATCGCTTGTCTAAATTGGCTTTTCTTAAAGAGGAGGTAACTGAGTTGGCATCTTTTTCTGCCATCCATGATTTGAAAAGCTTTACAGCAAAAGATGCCGCAATTCCTATTTAAGAAAATAAAGTAAACATGAACACACACTTCAGCAACTTTCTGAATGAATTAGCAACGCTTAAGAGGGTTAACAAACTAGGTAGAAAGCAAGATTATGTGTTCTGTGGATGCTTTGTCAACAATAACAAGCATTTAGAGTTTGTgtttagattatttttattttaaatgcaatcTTATTTTTCTGAATTATTCTGCAAAGTTCACAAGTACTTTCAAACATGCTGTTTTTCTATCTGCATTGGACCATTCAGATTTCCCCCATTGTTTTTCTTGGAATTGGTCTTATTTTCATTTATAGAATATgtcaatgattaaaaaaaaataatttttacagATTTAGATAGGGAATCGGTTTAAGTAGAAGGATGCTTGACTGTCTAAATAATTTGAAAGAACTTAAAGTATGCACTGGAGGAGACTTGAAAACCCTCCAGAGTTATACAGTAGTGCTTTATTATCATAAACCAAACAACACTACTTCCTTTGTACATGGTTTAGCTTAGTGTaaggaaaaaatatatagtaTGTATTATATTTTCTTCTGTGTTCCTGTATGTAGAATCACCATGGGATTGTAGCTATCCAAAACACTTATGTAATATCTTGAAGTAGGAGTGCATTCTCTTTGAAATTGCATAGGGTTTTTTACAGGTAACTTTAATGacctttttttgttctttgtttgcacaatgcctagcacaatggggttctggtccatgactgcagCTCCTGGGTGCTAACAGCATAAAAATAAACAACAGCTGCCCCACCCTGTTCCCAAGTATTCATCATCTTCTCCCTCACCTCAAAATCATctggttttaaaatgaaaataggaCATAGCTAGGTAGGAAGTGAGCATGACTTGGTTGTTCTTTGCCAATTTACAGAtgctcattttctctcttttcattTGTAGCGAATCATAAACTATCTTCTGAAAAGATTATTCCCTGAGCATCcccaaagagaaagaaagaacatgCACGATTTTCAATGACATTGCTACGGCAGGTTTTCCAATCTTGTTGAGTGGAATGTTGGCTGTGGGGCATGAGCATGAGACAAGTGCTAAATGGAACTGCAGATGCTCAACACCTCTCAGCATCAGGCCTAAGACTTTTTACTTTGCATTTTACTTTTATGTTTGTGTGTCAAGTTGAAACTGACATGAAGCAAAAACACAGTTACATAGCCTCTGACTATTCAGCAGTGGGAGTGTGTTTGACTAACACAAGATTTAAAGAACAATGCATGTCTATGATTATGTATCTGCAGAATAGCTCATTTTAACCACAGCTCACTCTAccgaagtttaaaaaaattattcattCCAAATCTATAACTGAATTTGTATAAAAGACAACGCAAGTCATTTATAGTTAGAACTCATTATACACAGTCtatatcagaggtgggcaaactacagcccgcaggactgtcctgcccggctcctggcccaggaggctagtccccagcccctcccccgctcccccttctctgcagcctcagctcgctcgctctgccgctggcacaatgctctgggcggtggggctgtgagctcctggggcagcgcagctgcagagtcccgcctgacccagtctctgtgctgcgtggtggtggtggcggcggctgtagtgccgccagccaccggtgctccagcccgcacggtaagggggcagggagcaggggggttggaaagagggcaggggagttcggggtggtggtgtGGATAGGGATCGAGGTGGTCAGGGGGGAACAGGGGTTCcagtggagggggcagtcaggaagaagggaggattggatggggtggcaggggacagtcaggggcaggggttccaggggaagtcaggggacagggagaaggggtggttggatgggggacGGGTCCCTGAGGGGCCATctggaatgagaggagaggttggatggggcggtgggaatCCGGGGAGGTGGGCTGAGCGGCTGCAGATAGGAagtgggggccaggccatgaccccctcccctaaccggccctccatacaatttacgaaacccaatgcggccctcaggccaaaaagtttgcccgcccctggtctaTATACATACCACTCGCTATACAATACAACATTCTAGTAAACTCAGGTGAGGGAAACATTCCACTTTGTTACCATAAGGACTTTTCATAAAGCAATGCCTTTTGGCATAGCTATTACCAGGATTTTGCTTTAAACACATATTTTCTACTCAAAGTCTGATACCTCACTGCAGCTACTTGAGCCACGATACTTCATTGTATGGAACAGATCAATATTATTGTGTGCAACAGCAAACGGCTGACTGGCTGCAAAAAGCAACAGAAAAAACATGGACGTTTTTGGCCAAATATATGCCAAGAACCAAAAGCACTAGGAATAAAAAGGAGCTCTCAAAAGTTTAAAACACCTAAGAATATGGGTTCATAATGTAAGGTTTTTTGCTCTGGATTTATAGTAGTTTAAGGTAAAAATAAATCCTAAGCTTTTGTGTTTCCAGATGCCTCTTGTTCCTGTAACTAACACAGGCTGTCATTTAAAACTACTACAGGCCATTACCCTAAAACATAGATTAGTGCTTTTGGTTGGATTTTCTCCTAGATTTATTCGCATTGTGAAAGCTGTGGGTGATGGCAGAGCAGGTCCTTTCTTTCTGTGGCATTTAGAAAACAAATGTGATGAGGGTTAGCATGCTGTAAAGGAGAACATGTTCCACTCACAGCTGCTTTGAACAGTTGCAATACGTTGCAGTGAACactgattcatttaaaaaaatacttttgtaaaaaaaagtaCAACATTGCCAATACGTGTATGAGTTATGATGGGAAACCCACATTCACAGagaaacaaatgtgaaaaaaaaaagcatctggaAAAATATTAAGTCTCCAAAACAGAAGAAATATCACAATGCACCAGAAGATTGAAAGAACAGTTACTTGCCCTACCTTGGCTGTGGTTCTCCAAGGTGATGTAACACTATGGATCCCATTGTAGGTGCACGTGAGTTCGGATTTTTTTAACAGGAGTGTCTACGGTGGTCACATATGTGCACTGTGTGCTCCCATGCAAGGACATAAAGGGCAGAGTGCCCATGACCTTCCTTCATATATCAAATACTTTGTTTACTGAGGAATCAAAGTGGGGATAGCGGGCAGGTCTGGGAATCCACACTAACACCACTTTGAAGAACACCATTAATACAGGGTAActcttctttcttcttcgagtatgGGTCTGTGCTGATCCACTCACGATGGTGGGAAATGAGGAATTTCAGCTGTATCTAACAGTGATTGAAGTATTGCTCTCCTGAAGTTGGCCTTACAGCTAAGTCCAAGGCATAGCATTTGCGAAAGGTCAGTGGGCTGCTCCACGTTGCAGCCTTGATGTTTTATGGTAAAGGTACACCAACCAGATGGTAACACAGCGAGATGTATTGTGTTACAGAGAGTGCCCTTAATAGAGATGAACAAAAGGTTGGCCTGCTTTAAATGCGGTAAGTAGCCAAGGATCTTGGTATTGGGGGCTGGACAGGGTCCAGACCATGTTGGACTGCCCTTACTGAGAACCTTTTCTATTTAGAAAGTTTTTCAGGTGGAAGTTTTTCTCTCTCTATCAGGATTTCCTTGACCTATAGAGAGCAGTCCCTGTCCATGGTACTCAGCCAGCCAACAGCCATGCAACCAAATGCGGTGACTATGGGTCTGGGTGGAGCATCTGGCCACGGGGCTGAGAGATCAGGTCTGGACAGTGTGAGATCCGGGACTGATGGTCATCTGTAATAGATACATCAGCCAAAACTGCCTCAGCCAATATAAGCTACAAGAATGACCTTTTGATCTTGGAAATCATTCTGGGAATCAAGGGAATCAGTAGACAGGCATAAAGCAGGCCTCTCGTACACTGCAGGGGGGAAGGCGTCTGGCAATAATCATACAGTTAGACCCCATCTGGAGCAAAAGTTCTCACACTTGGCATTGTCTCTGGTAACAAACAAGTATTATGGAGATTCCCTAAATATGGAATATCTGCAGGGATCATTCATGATTGGACATGGGTTACCTGTTCAAGAAGTCTGCTGGCTGCCAGGTGAGCTGCACCTCCATAGACTTGTGAGTCCTTGAGGAGAAGGATTTGCATACCAAGCACCTATCTACCAAGAATGTTTCTCTCCCCCAGACAGAACAGTTATGCTCATCAATCAGGGGGGATGAGTCAGGCACAGGTCAGGCAGGGTTTAAATCCTGAGggtttaaagcagtggtccccaaactttttatgtAATGAGCCCATCCTTACCCATAATGGACTTTGCCCATGTCCCCCCGGGAGCTGTGGCCGGATGTGGGACCAGAGCTGCaaccagggctggagctggagctggagccggggctggggccgggagtggagctgcagccagaaCTTCAGTTGGAGTTAGGGCTGTGGTCGGGGCCACACCTGGGTCTGGAGCTGTGGCCAGGGGttgaggctggagctggggctaggggagagctgggggcagagcagagttgggtggtgctccctccttcacccccccccgaGGACTGGCCCAAGCCCCACTGGGCCCCCTCAAATGTTCCTCCATGCCTCCTTAAGAGGGGCACACCCCACAGATTGGGAACCACTTGTTTAGAGTCTGCCATGATGGTTGGCGTGAGGTGTCTCACCCTGCCGTGCAGGgctaactatttttttttttggagggaaggCATTATTAATATGttatttgcagtgtagttgtTTCTGTGATGGTCCCAGGATGTCAGAGACCCCAACTgttcacctgaagaagagctctgtggagttcaaaagtttgtctctttcaccaacagaagttagcacattaaaaagatattacttcacccaccttgtctcgaaTATTAATGTATGTGCTACAAAATACATTTCTCCCCAAACCTATTAAAGCTAAAATCAGAAaaaccattaaaaataaaaagcacgcCACACAAAAAATTTACCTTCTTTGACAATATTGTCAGTGAAAAGGCTTGTCAATATGACCGCAGGAAGTGTTCCATTGGCTAACAGGATCCCAGTAAGCATTGCCAACTTTGTCTGCTCTGTTTCAGAAAAGGCTTTAAGGAACAACAGGAGCTGTGGATCAGATCAGACAAACAGATATATCTGAGCCATTATACAGTTACCACAGAGAATGACAACGTGTCGTGAAgaacattaagggccagattatgAACCCCTTAATTCTCAaagagtccattgaagtcaatgggaaagctAGTGGAGTGAAGTGCTACTCACCAGAACCACAATAGAATCTGACCTAAAGAGTTTAGCACCAGACATTGCCACACTTACAGGAAATGCAATTACAACAGATTCTCTCTGAGCTgaaattcaaaataatttcttAACCTAAGCAATACTGATATTCTTGATAAAGCTGACAAAGGGGTGcaaactctgggagggagtttgggtgtggtgtgcaggctctgggctggggcaagtggttggggtgcgggagagggtgggCTCTGGATGGGCAACACTTCCCTTGGTTGGCCCCTGAAAGTGACCAGCACATCTCTCTGGCGGCAGCTCCTAGACGGGGTGGCCAAGAGGGCCCCGTGCACTGCCCCTGTCCCCAGGGGTCCGCAGACcctagtttgagaaatgctgccatAGATCATGTCACTGAAGAATATAAAATCACTCACAGGGTAAGGCACTACCTCACTTGAGTAAGACTGACAGATCTGTCCTTCACTGTTTAAAGTTATGGATGGTTtctcattaagggcctgatccatagaccattgaagtcaatgggatgctTTTAGcagagtctttctattgacttcatttgGCTAAtcagagtctttccactgatgacttcagtgggatttggatcaggccctacagtTGCAGTTCCTTTaccgcaggggtccccaacgcggtgcccgtgggtgccatggcgcctgcgggggcatctaaatgcgcccgcatcctggctggcggtcgagcatccaccgaaatgccgccgaatttcagcagcatttcggtggcgacgcctctcgatgacgctgcttgccgcagacaagcgacatcatcgagaggcgtcgccaccgaaatgctgcagaaattcggcggcatttcggcggatgctcgaccgctgccacggtccttcgtctggcacccgccagacgaaaaggttggggaccactgctttaccgACTTATCAAAGCTATCAAGCATGCTAAGAGAACACAGAAATATGAGAGCTTTCGGTTCTTCCTATGgggactgggggcagggaatgCAATTACAACAGATTCTCTCTTAGCTgaaattcaaaataatttcttAACTTAAGCAATACTGATATTCTTGATAAAGctgacaaaggaaatgcaggaaTGTAAGCTGCTGCCGAGACCTCATCATTCCCAGTACTAATTACAGTAAGGCAGCAAATTGGTTTGAGAAGAAAATACAAGCTTCCCTGCTGTGTGAAGCAAAAGAAGATTTGACCTGTTCAGAGAAAATACAGTCAAGTTTACATCTCTTGGGTCTCTAAAAATTACTGTTTATTATCAGCTGGTTTCAGATATGCAATTACAAACCCTTTGCACGACCTGGAGTCCAAGTACTGTATAAACCTATGTGGGTGTTACGTTTacttttaatttcctttaatGTACCTCCCCATTTTATAtatgaatatttttcattttgtttaattttactaTGCAGTTTATCATCTCCCATCCTTACCAGAACAAAGCTGTGCAAAATAACTTCTTCCCAGGGCAAAACATGCCATTTTTGTCAAACCAGATGGTCTGGGGGGAAAGGAGTGGCTAAAAACAGTTTCTACCAATGGAAAACTCACTTCCTGCAAAATATAGATTCCATCAGAAGCAAGTTcattcagcaggagaaaaaacaagaATTTAGGATATCATTATCAATTTATAAAAATACTGGCATTTCTCTAACTCCTCTTCATCTCCAGCTACCAACCCTTGATCCTTCTCCTTACCACTGCCATggccctttcccccctcccctcccccatctataCAGTACATGCAGCCTGTGGAGATAGCCACTGAAGCGATAAAGAGCAGCCCATGCTAGCATGCACATTTTCTTATCCTATCTCCAAATCAGGGGCATTACCTCTTAAATGTATCTGATATCCATGTGATTAAGACAGAATACCAAGTGTGCTCCTGTACCTTCCTGCTGACAATAAATTCATTGTCACCCTCACCAAGAAGTTTCCTGTTAAATATAAGCTGTTTG
This genomic interval carries:
- the BZW2 gene encoding basic leucine zipper and W2 domain-containing protein 2 isoform X3; translation: MLTGILLANGTLPAVILTSLFTDNIVKEGIAASFAVKLFKSWMAEKDANSVTSSLRKANLDKRLLELFPANRQNVEHFAKYFTDAGLKELSDFLRVQQSLGTRKELQKELQERLSQECPIKEVVLYVKEEMKRNDLPEPAVIGLLWTCIMNAVEWNKKEELVAEQALKHLKQYAPLLAVFSTQGQSELILLQKVQEYCYDNIHFMKAFQKIVVLFYKADVLSEEAVLKWYKEAHLAKGKSVFLDQMKKFVEWLQNAEEESESEGEENEDSSTKHNL